A stretch of Paenibacillus mucilaginosus 3016 DNA encodes these proteins:
- the ligD gene encoding non-homologous end-joining DNA ligase: protein MAAPVKPKSSSSKSAKGTIMVQGRELTITNPQKLLWPEKGITKAIYLEKLAQLAPYLLTYCRGRYLTTIRFPDGWNEKSFYQKNVPEPTPDFVASAELEGIRYVHLDSLPTLLWLGNLAALEFHPSFHRIGSPLPAEWLIDIDPSLDPEPRIMEAAEIIGGILDGMNIRSVPKTSGATGVQIYVPIPPEKGYTFEQLRKIGQFVANFAVQKHPQLFTVERLKKDRGTRIYIDYLQHWYGKTLSAPYTPRAREAASVSTPLTWQEVAARPDPRDFHLLNIMERLQQKGDLIAQNPAQNLDPILSFLK from the coding sequence TTGGCCGCACCTGTTAAGCCCAAATCCTCATCCTCCAAATCGGCCAAGGGCACGATCATGGTTCAGGGCCGGGAGCTGACGATCACGAATCCGCAGAAGCTGCTCTGGCCCGAAAAAGGCATCACCAAGGCCATCTACCTGGAGAAGCTTGCCCAGCTGGCCCCCTACCTGCTTACTTACTGCAGGGGAAGGTATCTGACGACGATCCGCTTCCCCGACGGCTGGAACGAGAAATCGTTCTATCAGAAGAATGTCCCCGAGCCGACGCCGGACTTCGTCGCTTCGGCGGAGCTGGAGGGCATCCGGTACGTGCATCTCGATTCCCTGCCCACGCTGCTCTGGCTCGGGAACCTGGCTGCGCTCGAATTCCACCCGTCGTTCCACCGCATCGGCAGCCCGCTGCCCGCCGAATGGCTGATCGACATCGACCCGAGCCTTGACCCTGAGCCGCGCATCATGGAGGCCGCGGAGATCATCGGCGGCATTCTTGACGGCATGAACATCCGGTCCGTCCCGAAGACCAGCGGCGCCACCGGCGTCCAGATCTATGTGCCGATCCCGCCCGAGAAGGGCTACACGTTCGAGCAGCTGCGCAAGATCGGCCAATTCGTCGCGAATTTCGCCGTGCAGAAGCACCCCCAGCTGTTCACGGTGGAGCGGCTGAAGAAGGACCGCGGGACCCGCATCTACATCGACTACCTGCAGCACTGGTACGGCAAGACCCTCTCCGCCCCTTATACGCCGCGGGCCCGGGAGGCCGCCTCGGTCTCCACGCCGCTGACCTGGCAGGAGGTGGCCGCCCGTCCGGATCCCCGGGACTTTCACCTGCTGAACATCATGGAGCGGCTGCAGCAGAAGGGCGATCTGATCGCACAGAACCCCGCGCAGAACCTCGATCCGATCCTGTCGTTCCTCAAATAA
- a CDS encoding DNA ligase: MEWQPIVPFEPIRTETAPSGDGWVGQIKWDGTRILTYASGGTVRLFNRKGHERTLQYPELLDLSSYCTAESVILDGEVIAIADGRPNFQEVMRRDSVRKAQHLALAQKQVPISYMIFDMPYLDGEWITDKPLRERQRLLQERVRGNATVQLVPSVAGMNDLFGVMKQHKMEGIVCKDLESKYLIGGKDKRWQKMKIYNDLVAVVGGVTHRAGQVNALMLGLYDAEGRLWYIGHAGTGRFTQQTWRELTEKVREMTLPERPFVNVPERSKDAVWIKPLLTVKVSYMEWTAGRTLRQPSIQALVGAQPADCTFGQLDG; this comes from the coding sequence TTGGAATGGCAGCCCATCGTTCCGTTCGAGCCCATCCGCACCGAAACCGCGCCCTCCGGGGACGGGTGGGTCGGGCAGATCAAGTGGGACGGCACCCGTATTCTCACCTATGCTTCCGGCGGCACCGTCAGGCTCTTCAACCGCAAGGGCCATGAACGGACGCTGCAGTACCCCGAGCTGCTCGACCTGTCCTCCTACTGCACCGCCGAATCGGTCATTCTGGATGGAGAGGTCATTGCCATCGCGGACGGGCGCCCGAACTTCCAGGAGGTCATGCGGCGCGACAGCGTCCGCAAGGCCCAGCACCTGGCACTGGCGCAGAAGCAGGTGCCCATCTCCTACATGATCTTCGACATGCCGTATCTGGACGGGGAATGGATCACCGACAAGCCGCTGAGAGAGCGGCAGCGGCTGCTGCAGGAGCGGGTCCGCGGCAATGCCACCGTGCAGCTGGTGCCGAGTGTCGCCGGCATGAACGACCTCTTCGGCGTAATGAAGCAGCACAAGATGGAGGGCATTGTCTGCAAGGATCTCGAGAGCAAATATCTGATCGGCGGTAAAGACAAGCGCTGGCAGAAAATGAAGATCTACAACGATCTGGTGGCGGTCGTCGGCGGGGTCACCCACCGGGCGGGCCAGGTCAACGCGCTGATGCTCGGCCTGTACGACGCCGAAGGCCGGCTGTGGTATATCGGCCACGCCGGTACCGGGCGGTTCACCCAGCAGACTTGGCGGGAGCTCACGGAGAAGGTGCGGGAGATGACCCTGCCCGAGCGACCGTTCGTCAACGTGCCCGAACGGAGCAAGGATGCGGTGTGGATCAAGCCCCTGCTCACGGTCAAAGTGAGCTATATGGAATGGACCGCCGGCCGGACGCTGCGCCAGCCGAGCATCCAGGCTCTGGTCGGCGCCCAGCCGGCGGACTGCACGTTCGGGCAGCTGGACGGCTGA